From the Silvanigrella paludirubra genome, one window contains:
- the purN gene encoding phosphoribosylglycinamide formyltransferase, which translates to MIVVLASGSGTNFEAIANAFPDKVKALVCNVENAKVIHKAQSKNISTFIVPHKNYTNRSEHEIALLQTIQHLNDIKVIVLAGYMRVLTPTFFEEVSKIKSKPVLINLHPAPLDLYKGAHAYEYAITNKVTEWGLSVHEVIPELDSGKLLNYVSFPVFPYESEEQLKDRVRPLEHKILIETLNKILFWR; encoded by the coding sequence AAATGCTTTTCCAGATAAAGTAAAAGCATTAGTTTGTAACGTAGAAAATGCAAAAGTAATTCATAAAGCTCAATCGAAAAATATTTCAACATTTATAGTTCCACATAAAAACTATACAAATAGATCAGAACATGAAATAGCTTTATTACAAACAATTCAACATTTAAATGATATTAAAGTGATTGTGCTTGCAGGTTATATGCGTGTTTTAACTCCTACTTTTTTTGAAGAAGTTTCTAAAATAAAATCAAAACCTGTTTTAATCAATTTGCATCCAGCTCCTCTTGATTTATACAAAGGTGCTCATGCTTATGAATATGCAATTACAAATAAAGTAACAGAATGGGGACTTTCTGTTCATGAGGTTATTCCCGAATTAGATTCTGGAAAACTTTTAAACTATGTTTCCTTTCCCGTGTTCCCTTATGAATCCGAAGAACAATTAAAAGATCGAGTAAGACCTTTAGAGCATAAAATTTTAATAGAAACCCTTAATAAAATTCTTTTTTGGAGATAA